The Vidua macroura isolate BioBank_ID:100142 chromosome 4, ASM2450914v1, whole genome shotgun sequence genome window below encodes:
- the NUDT6 gene encoding nucleoside diphosphate-linked moiety X motif 6 — translation MAGPWRGLRRAWGRAALAGLRARTDKFGGVSVDLGELRGSLRLERAAFGRWLRESVSQWQNEGRVAVWLRVPILQSSLVAVAASQGFTFHHAEQGSSTLALWLGEGPSRLPGFATHQLGVAGAVLDESTGKVLVVQDRNKTINAWKFPGGLSNPGEDIGDTAVREVFEETGIKSEFKSILSIRQQHKHPGAFGKSDMYIICRMEPSSFHISFCQHECLRCEWMDLEELARTENTTPITSNVAKLLLFGYQEGFDRIDITMREFPAVYTGLFYKLYHRELPESYRNMT, via the exons ATGGCGGGCCCATGGCGGGGGCTGCGGAGGGCGTGGGGCAGGGCGGCCCTAGCGGGGCTGCGGGCGAGGACGGACAAGTTCGGGGGTGTGAGCGTGGACCTGGGCGAGCTGCGCGGCTCCCTGCGGCTGGAGCGGGCCGCGTTTGGGCGGTGGCTGCGGG AGTCTGTATCTCAGTGGCAGAATGAAGGCCGTGTTGCTGTCTGGCTCCGTGTCCCCATCCTCCAGAGCAGCCTTGTGGCAGTGGCTGCTTCCCAAGGTTTTACTTTCCACCATGCTGAGCAGGGCTCGTCCACCCTGGCACTGTGGCTGGGAGAGGGGCCCAGCAGGCTGCCAGGGTTCGCCACACACCAGCTGGGGGTTGCAG GTGCTGTTCTAGATGAAAGCACTGGAAAGGTGTTGGTTGTACAAGACAGAAATAAG ACTATAAACGCATGGAAATTTCCAGGAGGTCTGTCTAATCCAGGAGAAGACATTG GAGACACAGCAGTTCGAGAAGTTTTTGAAGAGACTGGCATCAAGTCAGAGTTCAAGTCCATCCTAAGCATCAGGCAGCAACACAAACACCCTGGAGCCTTCGGGAAGTCGGACATGTACATCATCTGCCGCATGGAGCCCTCCTCCTTCCACATCAGCTTCTGCCAGCACGAGTGCCTCCGGTGCGAGTGGATGGACCTGGAGGAGCTGGCCAGGACGGAAAACACCACGCCCATCACCAGCAACGTGGCCAAGCTCTTACTGTTcgggtaccaggaagggtttgaTAGGATTGACATAACCATGAGGGAGTTCCCAGCTGTCTACACAGGCCTGTTCTACAAGCTCTACCACAGGGAGCTGCCCGAGTCCTACAGAAACATGACATGA